Proteins encoded in a region of the Zea mays cultivar B73 chromosome 2, Zm-B73-REFERENCE-NAM-5.0, whole genome shotgun sequence genome:
- the LOC100281544 gene encoding signal transducer isoform X1, with protein MKFMKLGSKPDAFQSDGADVRYVASDLATDVVVHVREVKFYLHKFPLISKSSRLQRLVLKATEETTDEVRIDDLPGGAKSFEICAKFCYGMVVTLSPHNVVAARCAAEYLEMTEEMEKGNLIFKIEVFMNSSILRSWKDSIIVLQRTKALSPWSEELKVVGRCIDAIASKTSVDPANVTWSYSHNNSKKGGACAEIVESAGKPSIAPKDWWVEDLCELDVDLYRRVMVAIKSKGRMSPELIGEALKAYAVRWLPDSYDALVAEGHMRRNQCLVETLIWLLPSDKSSGCSCRFLLKLLKVAILVGGGEHVKEELIRRISFQLHKATVKDLLLPATSPPNDGTYDVRLVHDLVQRFVARTALSHNGGFIEKSDEKMIELNFEQESTLAVGELVDGYLSEVASDQAPSLPMFVELATAVPEAARPVHDTLYYAVDAYLKQHPDINKSEKKKICSLVDVKKLSTDASMHATQNDRLPLRLVVQVLFFQQLRAGSGKELALVDNGEHACTRPTQDQCEPCERRIPKHPESLDKQVTSLSARESRQHHRTSDSEHRGGGRNSFKDQLGGLLPQSRSRRIFDKLWSSKGQGEHGGKGSETSGSSQSPPLSAKPAEVKPSPLPAVRNRRYSVS; from the exons ATATGTGGCCTCTGACCTTGCAACAGATGTTGTGGTGCATGTTCGTGAAGTAAAGTTTTACTTACACAAG TTTCCCCTCATTTCCAAGAGCAGCAGGCTTCAAAGGTTAGTTCTTAAGGCCACCGAGGAGACGACCGATGAGGTCCGCATAGATGACCTTCCAGGGGGAGCAAAATCGTTTGAAATATGTGCCAAGTTCTGCTACGGGATGGTGGTCACCCTCAGTCCACACAACGTTGTAGCAGCAAGATGCGCAGCGGAGTATCTTGAAATGACCGAGGAGATGGAGAAGGGGAATCTGATATTTAAAATCGAGGTCTTCATGAACTCTAGCATACTTCGCAGCTGGAAGGATTCTATCATCGTCCTCCAGAGAACGAAGGCCCTGTCGCCGTGGTCTGAGGAGCTGAAGGTTGTGGGCAGATGCATCGATGCCATCGCTTCCAAGACATCTGTGGATCCTGCCAATGTGACCTGGTCATACAGCCATAATAACAGCAAGAAGGGAGGAGCTTGTGCTGAAATAGTCGAGTCGGCAGGAAAACCATCGATAGCTCCCAAAGATTGGTGGGTTGAGGACTTGTGTGAATTGGATGTTGACCTGTATAGGAGAGTCATGGTTGCTATCAAATCCAAGGGGAGAATGTCACCTGAACTGATAGGAGAGGCACTTAAGGCATATGCGGTTAGATGGCTGCCAGACTCCTACGATGCACTGGTTGCCGAGGGTCACATGAGGAGGAACCAATGTCTGGTCGAGACACTAATATGGTTGTTGCCTTCTGATAAGAGCTCAGGCTGTTCTTGCAGGTTTCTCTTGAAACTGCTGAAGGTGGCTATACTAGTGGGAGGCGGGGAGCACGTGAAGGAAGAACTCATCAGAAGGATCAGCTTCCAGTTGCACAAAGCTACTGTGAAGGATCTCTTGCTACCTGCTACCTCGCCGCCTAATGATGGTACATATGATGTTCGGTTGGTGCATGATCTTGTGCAGAGATTTGTTGCGAGAACCGCGCTGTCTCATAATGGCGGTTTCATTGAGAAGTCTGATGAGAAGATGATCGAGCTCAACTTTGAGCAAGAATCAACCTTGGCGGTGGGAGAGCTTGTTGATGGCTACCTGTCTGAAGTAGCTTCAGATCAAGCCCCTTCACTGCCTATGTTTGTTGAACTAGCGACAGCCGTGCCCGAAGCGGCTAGGCCAGTTCATGACACCCTTTACTATGCAGTTGATGCATATCTCAAG CAACACCCGGACATAAATAAAtccgagaagaagaagatctgcaGTCTGGTGGATGTGAAGAAGCTCAGCACGGACGCGTCCATGCACGCCACGCAAAACGACCGCCTGCCTCTCCGGTTGGTGGTTCAGGTCCTCTTCTTCCAGCAGCTGAGGGCCGGCTCGGGCAAAGAACTCGCCCTGGTTGACAACGGAGAACACGCTTGCACACGGCCTACGCAGGATCAGTGCGAACCCTGCGAAAGGCGGATACCGAAGCATCCAGAGTCACTAGATAAGCAGGTGACGAGCCTGAGCGCGAGGGAGAGCCGCCAGCACCACCGGACCAGCGACAGCGAGCACAGGGGCGGCGGCAGGAACAGCTTCAAAGACCAGCTCGGGGGCCTCCTGCCGCAGTCGCGGTCCAGGAGGATCTTCGACAAGCTGTGGAGCAGCAAGGGGCAAGGCGAGCATGGCGGCAAAGGCTCGGAGACGTCTGGCAGCTCCCAGAGCCCACCGTTGTCAGCAAAGCCTGCAGAAGTGAAGCCCTCCCCTCTTCCCGCTGTTAGGAACAGGAGGTACTCTGTTTCATAG